From one Trifolium pratense cultivar HEN17-A07 linkage group LG1, ARS_RC_1.1, whole genome shotgun sequence genomic stretch:
- the LOC123896796 gene encoding protein HOTHEAD-like: protein MGWFLAQYIWAFLAGSLFFNGLSYSYKAPMYTFIKEATFAPPILRYDYIVIGGGSCGCPLAATLSHGGEVLVLERGGSPYTNPEQIKINKFVHALVNTSLSSFSQQFISTDGVLNARARVLGGGSVLNAGFYSRASNRYISETGWNETLAESAYEWVENKVAFEPPIMQWQSAVRDGLLEAGVLPYNGFTFDHLYGTKVGGSIFDKEGHRHTAADLLEYAYPTRISVYLHATVQKILFKYNAEKNRPQAYGVIFKDALGIIHRAYISSNVKNEIIVSAGAIGSPQLLMLSGIGPAKHLKAHGIKVVLDQPLVGQGMADNPMNILFVPSPLPVELSLVQTVGITKNGSFIEAVSGLNLGLSWFDRLRGIFELVSNQSGLPHKFAPETMKSFANIIRSLDNSTLKGGVILEKIRGPRSTGHLELLTTNPNDNPSVTFNYFKDPEDLRMCVEGMKTIINVINSKAFSRFRYPNMSVQALIDWMLYVPVNFRPKHRNASFSLEQYCIDTVLTIWHYHGGCQYGKVVDHNYKVIGVEALRVIDGSTFYRSPGTNPQATVMMLGRYMGQKIIKKRLSQEEVK, encoded by the exons ATGGGTTGGTTCTTGGCACAATATATATGGGCATTTCTTGCTGGAAGCTTGTTCTTTAATGGtttatcttattcttataaag CTCCAATGTACACATTTATCAAAGAAGCAACATTTGCTCCTCCAATCTTAAGATATGACTATATAGTAATAGGTGGAGGATCATGTGGTTGTCCACTAGCAGCAACACTTTCACATGGTGGAGAAGTTTTAGTCCTTGAAAGAGGAGGTTCACCATATACAAATCCAGAACAAATCAAGATAAATAAGTTTGTTCATGCTCTTGTTAACACAAGCCTTTCATCATTTTCCCAACAATTCATATCAACCGACGGTGTCCTCAATGCTCGTGCTCGCGTCTTAGGCGGTGGTTCTGTCTTGAATGCTGGATTCTACTCAAGGGCTAGCAATAGGTACATAAGTGAAACTGGTTGGAATGAAACTTTGGCTGAGAGTGCATATGAATGGGTTGAAAATAAAGTTGCTTTTGAGCCTCCAATAATGCAATGGCAATCAGCAGTGAGGGATGGTTTACTTGAAGCAGGGGTTTTGCCTTACAATGGTTTTACTTTTGATCATTTATATGGGACTAAGGTTGGAGGGTCAATTTTTGATAAGGAGGGTCATAGACACACTGCAGCTGATTTGTTAGAGTATGCTTATCCAACAAGAATTTCTGTTTATTTGCATGCCACAGTGCAGAAGATACTGTTTAAGTATAACGCAG AAAAAAATAGGCCACAAGCTTATGGAGTGATATTCAAAGATGCATTGGGAATCATACATAGAGCATACATAAGCTCCAATGTGAAGAATGAAATAATAGTATCAGCTGGTGCAATTGGAAGTCCACAGTTACTGATGCTGAGTGGTATTGGTCCAGCTAAACATCTTAAGGCACATGGAATCAAAGTAGTTTTGGATCAGCCTTTGGTTGGTCAAGGAATGGCAGATAATCCAATGAATATTCTATTTGTTCCTTCTCCTTTACCTGTTGAACTTTCTCTCGTTCAAACAGTTGGAATCACTAAGAATGGCAGCTTCATTGAAGCAGTTAGTGGATTAAACCTTGGTCTTTCTTGGTTTGACAGGCTTAGAGGGATTTTTGAATTGGTGTCAAACCAG AGTGGCCTACCGCACAAGTTCGCACCAGAAACCATGAAAAGTTTTGCAAACATAATTCGATCATTAGACAATTCAACTCTCAAAGGAGGAGTCATACTAGAAAAGATAAGAGGACCAAGATCAACAGGTCACTTagaactcctaacaactaatcCCAATGATAATCCATCAGTTACATTTAACTATTTCAAAGATCCAGAAGACTTGAGAATGTGTGTGGAAGGCATGAAAACCATCATAAATGTGATAAACTCAAAAGCATTCTCAAGATTCCGGTATCCCAACATGTCTGTACAAGCTCTAATAGATTGGATGTTATACGTGCCAGTGAATTTTAGGCCAAAACATCGCAATGCTTCATTTTCTTTGGAACAATATTGCATTGACACTGTCTTAACAATTTGGCATTATCATGGAGGTTGCCAATATGGTAAAGTTGTTGATCATAATTATAAAGTCATTGGTGTCGAAGCTCTTAGAGTAATTGATGGATCGACTTTTTATCGCTCACCAGGGACTAACCCTCAAGCTACTGTAATGATGCTTGGAAG GTACATGGGACAAAAGATTATAAAGAAAAGACTCTCTCAGGAGGAAGTGAAGTGA